Proteins from one Aquila chrysaetos chrysaetos chromosome 5, bAquChr1.4, whole genome shotgun sequence genomic window:
- the RCCD1 gene encoding RCC1 domain-containing protein 1 isoform X9: protein MAAPRRAWLVFGFSTEEAAGEPGPGPGPRRLESGPEGIRRVWPAWSYVVVETGAGLEVRSAGLRRRLPPGWTEALPSETHLVLRGPAAARAWPRAAALRGALRGAAAWSRALPPPGPRRPPPLPLLPGGFATPRPPFFGALPGGVRARRLALGQEHVVALGAAGEVYAWGGGSDVGMFYCVSGWLGLWLRLLVHQLSTNLSFLWVSDGQVPCLCSALSFTRLLQISVRKVQLPLLLLLCNMSQRQPPAVKDQFVSKMDSGTTRLLALQYKIPLLGRGVNPLGKASTPDALFHLPAVALGCNK, encoded by the exons ATGGCGGCTCCGCGCCGCGCCTGGCTCGTCTTCGGCTTCAGTAccgaggaggcggcgggggaaccggggccgggcccggggccgcggcgccTGGAGTCGGGCCCCGAGGGGATCCGCCGCGTCTGGCCCGCCTGGAGCTACGTGGTGGTGGAGACCG GCGCGGGGCTGGAGGTGCGGAgcgcggggctgcggcggcggctgccgccgGGCTGGACCGAGGCGCTGCCCTCCGAGACCCACCTGGTGCTGCGGGGAccggcggcggcccgggcctggccgcgggcggcggcgctgcgGGGAGCGCTGCGGGGAGCGGCCGCCTGGAGCCGGGccctgccgccgccggggccccgccgcccgccgccgctgccgctgctgccCGGCGGCTTCGCCACCCCGCGGCCGCCCTTCTTCGGCGCGCTGCCCGGGGGGGTGCGGGCCCGCCGGCTggccctggggcaggagcaCGTCGTGGCGCTGGGCGCCGCCGGGGAGGTCTACGCCTGGGGTGGCGGAAG TGATGTCGGGATGTTTTACTGTGTGTCAGGCTGGCTGGGTCTCTGGCTGAGGTTGTTGGTACATCAGCTCAGCACAAATCTCTCTTTCCTGTGGGTGAGTGACGGCCAGGTACCGTGTCTGTGCTCTGCCTTATCCTTCACCCGGCTGCTTCAAATCAGTGTAAGGAAGGTtcagctccctctgctcctgctcctctgtaACATGTCACAAAGGCAGCCACCTGCAGTCAAAGATCAGTTTGTTTCCAAGATGGACAGTGGTACCACACGTCTGTTAGCACTTCAGTACAAGATCCCTCTGCTAGGGAGAGGAGTAAACCCCCTGGGAAAAGCATCAACCCCTGACGCCCTCTTTCACTTGCCAGCAGTTGCACTTGGGTGCAATAAATAG